One Cucumis sativus cultivar 9930 chromosome 1, Cucumber_9930_V3, whole genome shotgun sequence DNA segment encodes these proteins:
- the LOC101209144 gene encoding 60S ribosomal protein L18a-like protein, which produces MSGDGKSNVVFGDPHSQYHYGTFQGVANYYTSPPQPQPQPQPQSVVGFPQPVAQPVVSGHQPCYHGHLGYQAVPVQGYAILEGRPFQEARLPCCGIGMGWFLFMIGFFLGGIPWYVGAFIVLFVRVDYREKPGYVACAIASVLAVIAITFGITNGVEPW; this is translated from the exons ATGAGTGGCGACGGGAAAAGCAACGTGGTATTCGGCGATCCACATAGTCAATACCATTACGGTACGTTTCAGGGTGTTGCGAACTATTATACTTCTCCTCCACAACCGCAGCCGCAGCCCCAGCCCCAATCTGTCGTCGGTTTCCCTCAGCCGGTTGCGCAACCCGTTGTTTCTGGTCATCAGCCATGCTACCATGGACATCTGGGTTACCAAGCCGTTCCTG tTCAAGGTTATGCTATTCTTGAGGGAAGACCTTTTCAAGAAGCCCGTCTTCCTTGCTGTGGCATTGGCATGGGCTGGTTCTT GTTTATGATTGGCTTCTTTCTTGGTGGCATTCCCTGGTATGTTGGAGCTTTTATTGTACTCTTTGTACGGGTCGATTACCGAGAAAAGCCTGGATATGTTGCATGTGCAATTGCT TCAGTTCTTGCTGTCATAGCTATAACATTTGGTATCACCAACGGAGTTGAGCCCTGGTGA
- the LOC101208496 gene encoding coatomer subunit zeta-1, whose translation MESCPAIKSILLLDSEGKRVAVKYYSDDWPTNSAKEAFEKSVFIKTQKTNARTEAEIAMFESNIVVYKFAQDLHFFVTGGEDENELILASVLQGFFDAVGILLRGNVEKKEALENLDLILLCLDEIIDGGIVLETDANVIAGKVASHSIDSNAPLSEQTISQALATAREHLARSLLK comes from the exons ATG GAATCTTGCCCTGCCATTAAAAGCATTCTTCTTTTGGATTCTGAAGGGAAGCGTGTAGCTGTCAAGTATTATTCTGATGACTGGCCTACAAATAGTGCAAAGGAAGCTTTTGAGAAATCCGTTTTCATCAAAACTCAGAAGACTAATGCTCGAACAGAGG CGGAGATAGCAATGTTTGAGAGCAATATAGTGGTTTACAAGTTTGCTCAAgaccttcatttttttgtcaCGGgtggagaagatgaaaatgagcTCATTTTAGCATCCGTTCTTCAGGGTTTTTTTGATGCTGTGGGCATTCTTCTTAG GGGTAATGTAGAAAAGAAGGAGGCACTTGAGAACTTGGACCTCATTTTACTGTGTCTCGATGAAATTATCGACGGAGG CATTGTTCTCGAGACGGATGCAAATGTCATAGCAGGGAAGGTCGCAAGTCACAGTATTGACAGTAACGCTCCTTTGTCTGAGCAG ACAATAAGTCAAGCATTGGCCACAGCTCGCGAACATCTAGCAAGATCTCTTCTCAAGTAA
- the LOC101208256 gene encoding uncharacterized protein LOC101208256, with translation MDVHHSPHRNSVEKPEAHKPFNKDATPGYDLWTDGLICAFEYIGKPRKSTDSKSKSKMSDRWQTNSEFPTTTTELNSGNANTHERKRSFEPTSPEDLRTHCGQFSEREKVESNSWLPIGWDRISELVQTIQVEAEWASMSYDFMDEEDDLTVADLVAPYWKRPAGPIWWCHVSASHPSVEAWLRTAHWLHPAISLALRDESRLISDRMKHLFYEVPVRVAGGLLFELLGQSAGDPFSDEDDIPVVLRSWQAQNFLITSLHVKGPISNPNILGITEVQELLIIGGYNAPRTVHEVIAHLACRLTRWDDRLFRKSIFGAADEIELKFMDRRNHEDMHLFSIILNQEIRKLSRQVIRVKWSLHAREEILYELLQHLRGYVTKGLLESIRKSTRQMIEEQEAVRDRLFTIQDVMQSNVRAWLQDKSLRVTHNLAVFGGCGLVLSIITGLFGINVDGIPGAQNTPYAFGMFTAILFFLGIALMAGGLVYLGLKKPMPDQMVEVRKLELEELVKMFQHEAETHAQMTSPVNGKDGAQLVDGGRLSNSNFLIIRDAQG, from the exons ATGGATGTTCATCATAGCCCCCATAGAAATAGTGTGGAGAAACCAGAAGCCCACAAACCCTTTAACAAGGATGCCACACCTGGATATGATCTTTGGACAGATGGGCTTATTTGTGCTTTTGAATATATTGGAAAACCAAGAAAATCAACTGattcaaaatccaaatccaaGATGTCAGATAGGTGGCAAACAAATAGTGAATTTCCAACTACTACAACTGAACTGAATAGTGGCAATGCCAACACACACGAGAGGAAAAGATCATTTGAACCTACATCCCCGGAGGATCTGAGGACTCATTGTGGCCAGTTtagtgaaagagaaaaagttgaGAGCAATAGTTGGTTACCTATAGGATGGGACAGAATATCAGAGCTGGTTCAAACAATACAAGTAGAAGCTGAATGGGCCTCAATGTCATATGATTTTATGGATGAAGAAGACGACCTTACAGTTGCAGATCTTGTGGCACCTTATTGGAAGCGACCAGCTGGACCTATATGGTGGTGCCATGTCTCTGCAAGCCACCCTTCTGTGGAGGCGTGGCTCAGAACTGCTCACTGGTTGCACCCTGCCATCAGTTTGGCTTTAAGAGATGAAAGTCGACTGATAAGTGACCGCATGAAGCATCTTTTCTATGAG GTTCCAGTGAGGGTAGCTGGGGGACTGCTATTTGAACTACTAGGACAATCTGCTGGTGATCCATTCAGTGACGAGGATGACATTCCTGTTGTACTTCGTTCTTGGCAAGCTCAGAACTTCCTGATAACATCATTACATGTTAAAGGACCGATATCGAATCCAAACATTTTAGGCATCACAGAAGTTCAG GAGCTTCTGATAATAGGAGGTTATAATGCACCAAGAACAGTGCATGAAGTTATAGCACATCTAGCTTGCCGTCTTACAAGATGGGATGATag GTTATTTCGAAAATCCATATTTGGAGCAGCAGATGagattgaattgaaatttatggaCAG GAGAAACCATGAAGATATGCATCTTTTCAGCATAATCTTGAATCAAGAAATCAGAAAATTATCAAGACAG GTTATCAGAGTAAAATGGTCCCTGCATGCGAGGGAGGAGATTCTATATGAGCTTCTTCAACATCTACGAGGGTATGTGACAAAAGGCTTATTGGAAAGCATAAGAAAGAGTACTAGGCAAATGATTGAAGAGCAAGAAGCAGTTCGTGATCGTTTATTCACCATTCAAGATGTCATGCAGAGTAACGTTCGGGCATGGTTACAG GATAAAAGCCTCCGAGTAACTCACAACTTGGCTGTTTTTGGTGGCTGTGGCCTTGTTCTTTCCATTATAACTGGGCTGTTTGGTATCAACGTAGATGGGATCCCCGGAGCACAAAATACACCATATGCATTTGGAATGTTTACAGCCATCCTATTCTTCTTAGGGATTGCACTGATGGCAGGGGGGCTGGTTTACCTTGGATTGAAGAAGCCCATGCCAGACCAGATGGTTGAAGTCAGGAAGCTAGAACTGGAAGAATTGGTTAAAATGTTTCAGCATGAAGCAGAAACTCATGCTCAG ATGACATCTCCCGTAAATGGTAAAGATGGAGCTCAACTTGTCGACGGTGGTAGATTGTCTAACAGCAACTTCCTGATAATTAGAGATGCTCAAGGGTGA
- the LOC101208739 gene encoding uncharacterized protein LOC101208739, whose translation MGFTMGLNLLLLVAMVATNILSLYHLSSTLQSTKSPVSQPVPDHLIRQLQTIRATINHLTRLHPTAAASASKTKLSIPSDLVLYSQFSPIASSCHTNPELLHKFMNYTPFSSCPSDSDLAEALILRGCHPLPRRRCFAKTPQKPSSSLPQNPFASSLPESNIIWEKYSCKGLGCLNRLNPNLGFDPSHEITKFMTFKTELDLPIPQLLQIAKAANSVLRLGLDIGGGTATFAARMKLYNVTMVTTTMNLGAPYNEVAALRGLVPLHVPLQQRLPIFDGVMDLVRCGHAVNRWIPVKSMEFLFYDLDRVLRVGGYLWFDHFFSKGVDLDKLYSPLITKLGYRKVKWATASKTDSGGLKNGEVYLTALLQKPVPS comes from the coding sequence ATGGGTTTCACAATGGGCTTGAATTTGCTTCTTCTTGTTGCCATGGTGGCCACCAATATTCTTTCTCTCTACCATCTCTCTTCTACGCTTCAATCCACTAAATCCCCTGTTTCACAGCCGGTTCCAGATCATCTCATCCGGCAGCTTCAGACGATACGCGCCACCATCAACCACCTCACGCGCTTGCATCCAACGGCGGCGGCTTCCGCGTCGAAAACTAAACTCTCTATACCTTCAGATCTCGTTCTGTACTCTCAATTTTCCCCAATTGCTTCATCTTGTCATACTAATCCTGAGCTTCTTCATAAGTTTATGAATTACACTCCGTTTTCGAGTTGCCCTTCTGACTCTGATCTCGCTGAGGCTTTGATTCTTCGTGGGTGTCACCCACTTCCTCGTCGGCGGTGCTTTGCCAAAACCCCACAAAaaccctcttcttctttgcctCAAAATCCCTTTGCTTCTTCACTTCCGGAGTCCAATATTATTTGGGAGAAATATTCTTGTAAGGGTCTTGGCTGTTTGAATCGGTTGAATCCCAATCTGGGGTTTGATCCTTCTCATGAAATCACCAAGTTTATGACCTTCAAGACCGAATTGGACCTCCCAATCCCCCAATTACTGCAGATTGCGAAGGCGGCTAACTCTGTTCTTCGTCTTGGACTTGATATTGGTGGTGGAACCGCCACTTTTGCTGCAAGAATGAAGCTCTACAATGTTACTATGGTCACTACGACTATGAACCTCGGCGCGCCGTACAACGAAGTTGCGGCGCTTAGGGGATTGGTGCCTTTGCACGTACCGCTGCAGCAGCGGTTGCCCATTTTTGATGGAGTGATGGATCTAGTTCGGTGTGGCCATGCTGTGAACCGGTGGATTCCTGTGAAATCGATGGAGTTTTTGTTCTATGATTTGGATAGAGTGTTGAGAGTTGGAGGTTACCTTTGGTTTGATCATTTCTTCAGCAAAGGGGTGGATCTTGATAAACTTTACTCTCCTTTGATTACCAAATTGGGTTATCGGAAGGTCAAGTGGGCGACAGCGAGTAAGACCGACTCAGGCGGGTTGAAAAATGGGGAGGTTTACTTGACGGCATTGTTGCAGAAGCCAGTGCCATCATGA
- the LOC101208013 gene encoding carboxyl-terminal-processing peptidase 1, chloroplastic isoform X2, with protein sequence MASVIFFFSSFSPSHLHFPSLLPMPPPFPSFVNSEKKSFSNSLNLVDKTLIGAISGVLSFGLLLHSPSSVALDYSAVDFFSLSSHSLPSSSLSDSSASCIDEDELHEFGSSETVSSPATNEDIVREAWEIVNDSFLDSGRNRWSPEAWKQRQEDITNISIQTRSKAHNIIRRMLASLGDPYTRFLPPAEFSKMARYDMTGIGINLREVPDDNGVMKIKVLGLLLDGPAHLAGVRQGDEIVAVNGVDAGGKSAFEVSSLLQGPNETLVTVKVMHGNCGPVESIQVQRQVLARTPVFYRLEQMDATSSVGYIRLKEFNGLAKKDLVTATKRLEAMGASYFILDLRDNLGGLVQAGIEIAKLFLNEGSTVIYTVGRDPQYQKTVVADAEPLVKAPVVVLVNKRTASASEIVASSLHDNCKAVLVGERTYGKSVFELHDGSGVAVTVGKYVTPNHKDINGNGIEPDFQSFPAWSDVTERLSQCSILRQG encoded by the exons ATGGCGAGtgtcatcttcttcttcagctCTTTCTCCCCTTCCCATCTCCATTTCCCCTCACTCCTTCCCATGCCACCGCCATTTCCAAGCTTCGTCAACTCCGAGAAGAAGAGCTTCAGCAATTCTCTTAACTTGGTCGATAAAACACTAATTGGAGCTATTTCAGGAGTCCTCTCCTTCGGCCTTCTTCTCCATTCCCCCTCATCTGTTGCCTTAGATTATTCGGCTGTggattttttctctctatcaTCTCATTCTTTGCCCTCTTCTTCGCTCTCCGATTCATCTGCGTCTTGTATTGACGAAGACGAGCTACATGAATTTGGAAGCTCTGAGACTGTTTCCTCGCCAGCGACTAACGAGGATATCGTCCGGGAGGCTTGGGAAATTGTAAATGATAGCTTTCTAGATTCTGGTCGCAATCGCTGGTCCCCTGAAGCTTGGAAG CAAAGGCAAGAAGACATTACtaatatttcaattcaaactcGATCAAAGGCTCACAATATCATCCGGAGAATGCTGGCCAGCTTGGGCGATCCTTACACGCGCTTTCTTCCCCCTGCAGAG tTCTCCAAAATGGCGAGGTATGACATGACTGGTATTGGAATAAACCTTAGGGAAGTTCCAGACGATAATGGTGTCATGAAAATAAAGGTACTGGGATTATTATTAGATGGTCCCGCACATTTGGCTGGCGTTAGACAG GGAGATGAAATTGTAGCTGTAAATGGAGTGGATGCGGGAGGAAAATCAGCATTCGAAGTATCTTCATTACTACAAGGCCCTAATGAAACACTTGTGACTGTTAAG GTCATGCATGGTAACTGTGGGCCAGTAGAAAGTATTCAAGTCCAAAGACAAGTTCTTGCTCGAACCCCTGTCTTTTACCGCCTAGAGCAAATGGATGCCACCTCTTCTGTTGGGTACATTCGCCTAAAGGAATTCAATGGATTGGCTAAAAAAGACTTGGTTACTG CAACAAAGCGTCTTGAGGCCATGGGTGCgtcatatttcattttggaTCTCAGAGATAATCTTGGTGGACTGGTGCAG GCTGGAATTGAAATTGCAAAGCTATTTCTGAATGAAGGGAGCACG GTGATCTATACAGTTGGAAGGGATCCTCAATACCAAAAAACTGTTGTTGCAGACGCGGAACCATTAGTTAAAGCTCCAGTTGTG GTTCTGGTGAACAAAAGAACTGCAAGTGCAAGTGAAATT GTTGCTTCCTCGCTGCATGATAATTGCAAAGCTGTTCTTGTGGGGGAAAGGACTTATGGCAAG TCAGTTTTTGAACTTCACGACGGATCTGGTGTTGCTGTCACTGTTGGGAAGTATGTTACCCCA
- the LOC101208013 gene encoding carboxyl-terminal-processing peptidase 1, chloroplastic isoform X3, producing the protein MASVIFFFSSFSPSHLHFPSLLPMPPPFPSFVNSEKKSFSNSLNLVDKTLIGAISGVLSFGLLLHSPSSVALDYSAVDFFSLSSHSLPSSSLSDSSASCIDEDELHEFGSSETVSSPATNEDIVREAWEIVNDSFLDSGRNRWSPEAWKQRQEDITNISIQTRSKAHNIIRRMLASLGDPYTRFLPPAEFSKMARYDMTGIGINLREVPDDNGVMKIKVLGLLLDGPAHLAGVRQGDEIVAVNGVDAGGKSAFEVSSLLQGPNETLVTVKVMHGNCGPVESIQVQRQVLARTPVFYRLEQMDATSSVGYIRLKEFNGLAKKDLVTATKRLEAMGASYFILDLRDNLGGLVQAGIEIAKLFLNEGSTVIYTVGRDPQYQKTVVADAEPLVKAPVVVLVNKRTASASEIVASSLHDNCKAVLVGERTYGKIHLDSIHQLPFLLI; encoded by the exons ATGGCGAGtgtcatcttcttcttcagctCTTTCTCCCCTTCCCATCTCCATTTCCCCTCACTCCTTCCCATGCCACCGCCATTTCCAAGCTTCGTCAACTCCGAGAAGAAGAGCTTCAGCAATTCTCTTAACTTGGTCGATAAAACACTAATTGGAGCTATTTCAGGAGTCCTCTCCTTCGGCCTTCTTCTCCATTCCCCCTCATCTGTTGCCTTAGATTATTCGGCTGTggattttttctctctatcaTCTCATTCTTTGCCCTCTTCTTCGCTCTCCGATTCATCTGCGTCTTGTATTGACGAAGACGAGCTACATGAATTTGGAAGCTCTGAGACTGTTTCCTCGCCAGCGACTAACGAGGATATCGTCCGGGAGGCTTGGGAAATTGTAAATGATAGCTTTCTAGATTCTGGTCGCAATCGCTGGTCCCCTGAAGCTTGGAAG CAAAGGCAAGAAGACATTACtaatatttcaattcaaactcGATCAAAGGCTCACAATATCATCCGGAGAATGCTGGCCAGCTTGGGCGATCCTTACACGCGCTTTCTTCCCCCTGCAGAG tTCTCCAAAATGGCGAGGTATGACATGACTGGTATTGGAATAAACCTTAGGGAAGTTCCAGACGATAATGGTGTCATGAAAATAAAGGTACTGGGATTATTATTAGATGGTCCCGCACATTTGGCTGGCGTTAGACAG GGAGATGAAATTGTAGCTGTAAATGGAGTGGATGCGGGAGGAAAATCAGCATTCGAAGTATCTTCATTACTACAAGGCCCTAATGAAACACTTGTGACTGTTAAG GTCATGCATGGTAACTGTGGGCCAGTAGAAAGTATTCAAGTCCAAAGACAAGTTCTTGCTCGAACCCCTGTCTTTTACCGCCTAGAGCAAATGGATGCCACCTCTTCTGTTGGGTACATTCGCCTAAAGGAATTCAATGGATTGGCTAAAAAAGACTTGGTTACTG CAACAAAGCGTCTTGAGGCCATGGGTGCgtcatatttcattttggaTCTCAGAGATAATCTTGGTGGACTGGTGCAG GCTGGAATTGAAATTGCAAAGCTATTTCTGAATGAAGGGAGCACG GTGATCTATACAGTTGGAAGGGATCCTCAATACCAAAAAACTGTTGTTGCAGACGCGGAACCATTAGTTAAAGCTCCAGTTGTG GTTCTGGTGAACAAAAGAACTGCAAGTGCAAGTGAAATT GTTGCTTCCTCGCTGCATGATAATTGCAAAGCTGTTCTTGTGGGGGAAAGGACTTATGGCAAG ATACATTTGGATTCCATACATCAACTTCCTTTTCTACTTATCTAG
- the LOC101208013 gene encoding carboxyl-terminal-processing peptidase 1, chloroplastic isoform X1, which yields MASVIFFFSSFSPSHLHFPSLLPMPPPFPSFVNSEKKSFSNSLNLVDKTLIGAISGVLSFGLLLHSPSSVALDYSAVDFFSLSSHSLPSSSLSDSSASCIDEDELHEFGSSETVSSPATNEDIVREAWEIVNDSFLDSGRNRWSPEAWKQRQEDITNISIQTRSKAHNIIRRMLASLGDPYTRFLPPAEFSKMARYDMTGIGINLREVPDDNGVMKIKVLGLLLDGPAHLAGVRQGDEIVAVNGVDAGGKSAFEVSSLLQGPNETLVTVKVMHGNCGPVESIQVQRQVLARTPVFYRLEQMDATSSVGYIRLKEFNGLAKKDLVTATKRLEAMGASYFILDLRDNLGGLVQAGIEIAKLFLNEGSTVIYTVGRDPQYQKTVVADAEPLVKAPVVVLVNKRTASASEIVASSLHDNCKAVLVGERTYGKGLIQSVFELHDGSGVAVTVGKYVTPNHKDINGNGIEPDFQSFPAWSDVTERLSQCSILRQG from the exons ATGGCGAGtgtcatcttcttcttcagctCTTTCTCCCCTTCCCATCTCCATTTCCCCTCACTCCTTCCCATGCCACCGCCATTTCCAAGCTTCGTCAACTCCGAGAAGAAGAGCTTCAGCAATTCTCTTAACTTGGTCGATAAAACACTAATTGGAGCTATTTCAGGAGTCCTCTCCTTCGGCCTTCTTCTCCATTCCCCCTCATCTGTTGCCTTAGATTATTCGGCTGTggattttttctctctatcaTCTCATTCTTTGCCCTCTTCTTCGCTCTCCGATTCATCTGCGTCTTGTATTGACGAAGACGAGCTACATGAATTTGGAAGCTCTGAGACTGTTTCCTCGCCAGCGACTAACGAGGATATCGTCCGGGAGGCTTGGGAAATTGTAAATGATAGCTTTCTAGATTCTGGTCGCAATCGCTGGTCCCCTGAAGCTTGGAAG CAAAGGCAAGAAGACATTACtaatatttcaattcaaactcGATCAAAGGCTCACAATATCATCCGGAGAATGCTGGCCAGCTTGGGCGATCCTTACACGCGCTTTCTTCCCCCTGCAGAG tTCTCCAAAATGGCGAGGTATGACATGACTGGTATTGGAATAAACCTTAGGGAAGTTCCAGACGATAATGGTGTCATGAAAATAAAGGTACTGGGATTATTATTAGATGGTCCCGCACATTTGGCTGGCGTTAGACAG GGAGATGAAATTGTAGCTGTAAATGGAGTGGATGCGGGAGGAAAATCAGCATTCGAAGTATCTTCATTACTACAAGGCCCTAATGAAACACTTGTGACTGTTAAG GTCATGCATGGTAACTGTGGGCCAGTAGAAAGTATTCAAGTCCAAAGACAAGTTCTTGCTCGAACCCCTGTCTTTTACCGCCTAGAGCAAATGGATGCCACCTCTTCTGTTGGGTACATTCGCCTAAAGGAATTCAATGGATTGGCTAAAAAAGACTTGGTTACTG CAACAAAGCGTCTTGAGGCCATGGGTGCgtcatatttcattttggaTCTCAGAGATAATCTTGGTGGACTGGTGCAG GCTGGAATTGAAATTGCAAAGCTATTTCTGAATGAAGGGAGCACG GTGATCTATACAGTTGGAAGGGATCCTCAATACCAAAAAACTGTTGTTGCAGACGCGGAACCATTAGTTAAAGCTCCAGTTGTG GTTCTGGTGAACAAAAGAACTGCAAGTGCAAGTGAAATT GTTGCTTCCTCGCTGCATGATAATTGCAAAGCTGTTCTTGTGGGGGAAAGGACTTATGGCAAG GGTTTAATTCAGTCAGTTTTTGAACTTCACGACGGATCTGGTGTTGCTGTCACTGTTGGGAAGTATGTTACCCCA